A genomic window from Prochlorococcus sp. RS04 includes:
- a CDS encoding glycosyltransferase family 2 protein, whose protein sequence is MKPVICIAAYNRPDSLKNLLNSINNAFYPFNVSLIISIEYGAPAEIIKLAKEFNHPKLNKDIIIRKERLGCRKHILACGNLTSKYESIILLEDDLIVDKYFYIYSLNAVLEYSKSPDIAGIALYSYNQNELKGIPFYPLNNGFSTYFMQFPCSWGQVWTRSQWEPFYSWYLTMDEDKLNNIYGLPKEIKKWTKHSWKKFFAAYLLIFRKLIIYPYQTFSTNSSGAGGTHYAFKTNSFQVPLNLNERNPPDFNFVPVLDKKVCYDIFFEPIGDHIFSELNIDKRSLEIDLQGYKPYFLLKKKKYVLTSKPVSRYIKIFQLDFLPPEINIKFNKLEKNNDFYLAESKYLIYLPLWIVTSKYLSKLPVFNSLRPFNIFCLLSILFKRFSNKITYLINK, encoded by the coding sequence TTGAAACCAGTTATTTGTATAGCAGCTTATAATCGCCCAGATTCTTTAAAAAATTTACTTAATTCTATTAATAATGCTTTCTATCCATTTAATGTTAGTTTAATAATTTCTATTGAATATGGGGCACCTGCAGAGATCATAAAATTAGCAAAAGAATTCAATCATCCCAAATTAAATAAAGATATTATTATTAGAAAGGAAAGGCTAGGTTGTAGAAAACATATTTTGGCATGCGGAAATTTAACTTCAAAATATGAAAGTATAATTTTGTTAGAGGATGATTTAATTGTTGATAAATATTTCTATATTTATTCCTTAAATGCTGTTTTAGAATATTCAAAATCTCCTGATATTGCTGGAATTGCTCTTTACTCTTACAACCAAAATGAATTAAAAGGGATACCCTTTTATCCTCTAAATAATGGTTTTTCTACATATTTTATGCAATTTCCTTGTTCATGGGGGCAAGTTTGGACTAGAAGTCAATGGGAACCTTTTTACTCTTGGTATTTAACAATGGATGAAGATAAATTAAATAACATTTATGGATTACCAAAAGAAATAAAGAAATGGACCAAGCATTCATGGAAAAAGTTTTTTGCTGCATATCTTCTTATATTTAGAAAGTTAATCATTTATCCTTATCAAACGTTTAGCACAAATTCCTCAGGAGCAGGTGGAACGCATTATGCGTTTAAAACTAACTCTTTTCAAGTACCCTTAAATTTAAATGAAAGAAATCCTCCAGATTTTAATTTTGTACCAGTGCTTGATAAAAAAGTATGTTATGACATTTTTTTTGAACCAATCGGAGACCATATTTTTTCTGAATTAAATATAGATAAAAGAAGTTTAGAAATCGATTTGCAAGGATACAAACCTTACTTTCTTTTAAAGAAAAAAAAATATGTACTAACAAGTAAACCTGTTTCAAGGTATATTAAAATATTTCAATTAGATTTTTTACCTCCAGAAATTAATATAAAATTTAACAAGTTAGAAAAAAATAATGACTTCTATCTTGCAGAGTCTAAATATCTTATTTATTTACCACTATGGATAGTAACTTCAAAATATTTGTCTAAATTACCAGTTTTTAATTCATTAAGACCATTTAATATCTTTTGCCTTCTCTCAATTTTATTTAAAAGATTTAGTAATAAAATTACATACTTAATTAATAAATAA